In the Arthrobacter sp. 31Y genome, one interval contains:
- a CDS encoding winged helix-turn-helix domain-containing protein yields the protein MSTPAEHPRHKLNELVHSPVRFSIMAALAKAESLDFKDLRDAIQVSDSVLSKQLSILEKAEFVKIKKSFAGKMPRTSASLTGTGRNVWAAHLQTLRDIAGG from the coding sequence ATGAGCACCCCGGCGGAACACCCGCGTCACAAGCTCAACGAGCTCGTCCACTCACCAGTCCGCTTCTCCATCATGGCTGCGCTCGCGAAGGCTGAGTCGTTGGACTTCAAGGACCTGAGGGACGCGATTCAGGTCAGCGACTCGGTGCTGAGCAAGCAGCTCTCAATTCTGGAGAAGGCCGAGTTCGTGAAGATCAAGAAGAGCTTCGCCGGCAAAATGCCTCGGACGTCGGCCAGCCTGACGGGTACCGGACGGAACGTGTGGGCGGCGCACTTGCAGACGCTGCGGGACATCGCGGGCGGCTAG
- a CDS encoding DUF6507 family protein: protein MAVWNIDVAAATSTIKATATQVEGVQPCLEGMGKALEQAAAALPADAAVVLAALNDVVVLGLTPSANEVVSRSENVITATAQALNFYQQGDLTMATAAQRSAGQVDQHAVAAPHGGPAKILRD from the coding sequence ATGGCTGTCTGGAACATCGACGTTGCTGCCGCGACTTCGACCATCAAAGCAACCGCGACCCAGGTCGAGGGCGTCCAGCCCTGTCTTGAAGGCATGGGCAAGGCGTTGGAACAGGCCGCGGCCGCCCTTCCGGCAGACGCGGCTGTGGTCCTCGCAGCGCTGAACGACGTAGTGGTCCTCGGACTTACACCGTCGGCCAATGAGGTGGTGAGCCGCTCGGAAAACGTCATCACGGCCACCGCCCAAGCCCTGAACTTCTACCAACAAGGTGACCTGACCATGGCCACCGCGGCGCAACGGAGCGCAGGCCAGGTAGATCAACACGCCGTGGCTGCGCCACATGGCGGCCCCGCGAAAATCTTAAGGGACTAA
- a CDS encoding pore-forming ESAT-6 family protein: protein MTTNRIAYDTNVSAQVQSDIQALAAHLETLIAARQADVNQAMADFRADGVDAEYQAVETRWSSAADEVKAIIALVRTTLGTNDDTATTAATSARNAVQSIG, encoded by the coding sequence ATGACCACCAACCGCATCGCCTACGACACCAACGTCTCCGCCCAGGTCCAATCCGACATCCAAGCCCTCGCCGCGCACCTGGAAACCCTCATCGCCGCCCGCCAAGCCGACGTGAACCAGGCCATGGCCGACTTCCGCGCCGACGGCGTCGACGCCGAATACCAGGCAGTCGAAACCCGCTGGAGCTCAGCGGCGGACGAAGTCAAAGCCATCATCGCCCTGGTCCGCACCACCCTGGGCACCAACGACGACACCGCCACCACCGCCGCTACCTCTGCCCGCAACGCCGTGCAGAGCATCGGCTAA
- a CDS encoding NADP-dependent oxidoreductase, with protein MKAFVLNQYKEPLQQQDVPEPVLGDHDVLVDVKAAGLNQLDEKIRQGEFKQILPYKLPQVLGHDVAGVVLKVGSRVRSFAPGDEVFARPGNDSIGTFAERIAVAEEDLAIKPATVSMEEAGSLPLVALTAWQALVERGSVRPGQKVLIHAGAGGVGSIAIQLAKYLGATVATTVSAGNKDFVRDLGADVVIDYRTEDFTEILHDYDLVLDSLGGENLERSLKVLKKGGRAIGIAGPPDAGFARQLGGNPVLLALMTLLSSGVRRQAHRLGVAYEFLFMRADGGQLREIAALIDTGDIRPVVGRVVPFDQTADVLAALEKGGVRGKTVISHL; from the coding sequence ATGAAAGCCTTCGTCCTCAATCAGTACAAGGAACCCCTTCAGCAGCAGGACGTCCCCGAGCCTGTGCTCGGAGACCATGACGTGCTGGTGGACGTGAAAGCTGCAGGCTTGAACCAACTGGACGAGAAGATCAGGCAGGGGGAGTTCAAACAGATCCTCCCCTACAAACTGCCCCAGGTTCTGGGCCACGATGTAGCAGGCGTCGTCCTCAAGGTCGGATCGAGGGTGCGGTCGTTTGCGCCCGGCGACGAGGTGTTTGCACGCCCCGGAAATGACAGCATCGGCACGTTTGCGGAGCGCATCGCCGTTGCGGAGGAAGACCTGGCCATCAAACCGGCCACCGTCAGCATGGAAGAGGCCGGGTCACTTCCGCTGGTGGCGTTGACCGCTTGGCAAGCGTTGGTGGAGCGGGGCTCCGTGAGGCCAGGCCAGAAGGTGCTCATCCATGCAGGCGCCGGGGGAGTAGGATCCATTGCCATTCAGCTGGCCAAGTATCTCGGGGCGACGGTGGCCACAACTGTCAGCGCAGGAAACAAGGACTTTGTCCGGGACCTTGGCGCGGACGTGGTGATCGACTACCGGACCGAGGACTTCACGGAAATTCTCCATGACTATGACCTCGTCCTGGACAGCCTCGGTGGCGAGAACCTTGAGCGCTCCTTGAAGGTCCTGAAGAAGGGTGGCCGGGCCATTGGCATCGCAGGGCCGCCGGATGCCGGCTTCGCCCGGCAGTTGGGCGGAAACCCGGTACTGCTGGCTTTGATGACCCTGCTGAGCTCGGGGGTCCGCCGCCAAGCCCACCGTTTGGGGGTCGCTTACGAGTTCCTCTTCATGCGCGCTGATGGTGGCCAATTGAGGGAAATTGCGGCACTTATCGACACCGGAGACATCAGGCCAGTAGTGGGCAGGGTGGTCCCGTTCGATCAGACGGCCGACGTCCTTGCTGCTTTGGAAAAGGGCGGCGTCCGCGGCAAGACCGTCATCAGCCATCTCTAA
- a CDS encoding SMI1/KNR4 family protein, with protein MTVSMKTIDESLAQLQLGASRLLRPGLPAQTVTEELTARGLRPGADLIAHYGWHDGTNSGPDVLLNDMYLLPGYYLLSLREALETYDRFVNEYHENSSWLPLLEDNSGGYVFVDCSAIDHQPVYDFDFENVENKLRHNSIRDMLATLAVAFTQGIFYKDGDGWFDMNSDAFWKLAAKMNPTAQYWIED; from the coding sequence ATGACCGTTTCGATGAAGACCATTGATGAGTCCCTGGCGCAACTGCAACTTGGTGCATCAAGACTGCTGAGGCCTGGACTTCCCGCCCAAACCGTAACCGAAGAACTCACAGCACGTGGCCTTCGGCCCGGTGCAGATCTCATTGCCCATTACGGATGGCACGATGGGACGAATTCAGGCCCGGACGTACTTTTGAACGACATGTATTTATTGCCCGGCTACTACCTTCTTAGTCTTCGTGAAGCGTTGGAAACTTACGACCGATTCGTCAACGAGTACCACGAGAACTCGTCGTGGCTTCCACTTCTCGAAGACAACTCTGGGGGCTATGTGTTCGTAGACTGCTCGGCGATCGACCATCAGCCGGTGTACGACTTTGACTTCGAAAACGTTGAAAACAAGCTCAGGCACAACTCCATCCGGGACATGCTTGCAACTCTTGCCGTCGCATTCACGCAGGGCATCTTCTACAAAGATGGAGATGGCTGGTTCGACATGAACAGCGACGCTTTTTGGAAGCTAGCCGCGAAAATGAATCCCACTGCCCAGTATTGGATCGAAGATTAG
- a CDS encoding MarR family winged helix-turn-helix transcriptional regulator: MDRDAVDMILDQWNNERPDLDVSSMGVVGRLNRASRLASLDVQKFMNRFGLEPWEFDVLATLRRSAPEAPLTPGRLASLTMIGSAAMTNRVDRLVNRGLVHRETNPDNRRQLLISLTPEGLALVDEVVEHHVENQHKMLEGLSKTERTQLANLLRKFLLTNNDGDPS, translated from the coding sequence ATGGACCGCGACGCAGTAGACATGATTCTTGATCAGTGGAACAACGAGCGCCCCGATCTGGACGTCAGCTCCATGGGCGTTGTGGGCCGGCTGAACAGGGCTAGCCGCCTGGCGTCACTGGACGTCCAGAAGTTCATGAACCGGTTTGGACTGGAGCCCTGGGAGTTCGACGTCCTGGCAACGCTCCGCCGCTCGGCACCCGAGGCTCCGCTCACTCCGGGACGACTGGCCAGTCTGACCATGATCGGTTCCGCAGCCATGACCAACCGCGTGGACCGACTCGTCAACCGCGGGCTGGTTCACCGTGAGACCAACCCGGACAACCGTCGGCAACTACTGATCAGCCTCACCCCTGAGGGACTGGCCCTGGTGGATGAGGTGGTGGAGCACCACGTAGAGAACCAACACAAGATGCTCGAAGGACTGTCCAAGACCGAGCGGACTCAACTCGCCAACCTTTTGCGCAAGTTCCTGCTGACGAACAACGACGGCGACCCCTCCTAA
- a CDS encoding alpha/beta fold hydrolase, producing the protein MSSEQQNQSSYFQVPSKTVTANGVSYAYREMGPKGGVPVIFLIHLAGTMDNWDPRIIEPIAAKHHVITFSNRGVGASTGSVPDTIEAMADDAAAFIQALGYPTVELFGFSLGGMIAQSLVVKHPSLVRKLVLAGTGPAGGEGIQQIIGTTYYDVVRGALTRQDPKEFLFFNRNAAGKPAARAFIQRLKERTTNSEAPISLKAFQTQLKAIRRWGLSPSADLGVITQPTLIANGDNDRMVPSVLSSDMHRRIPGSELVIYPDSGHGGIFQFHDRFVPVALEFLGR; encoded by the coding sequence ATGAGCAGTGAACAGCAAAACCAGAGCAGCTACTTTCAGGTGCCCTCTAAAACCGTGACGGCTAACGGCGTCAGCTACGCATACCGTGAAATGGGGCCCAAGGGCGGAGTCCCGGTAATTTTCCTGATTCACCTTGCCGGGACCATGGACAACTGGGATCCGCGAATCATCGAGCCCATCGCTGCGAAACACCATGTGATCACCTTCAGCAACAGGGGCGTCGGCGCCTCCACGGGGTCCGTGCCGGACACCATCGAAGCCATGGCTGATGATGCCGCCGCCTTTATCCAGGCCCTTGGCTATCCGACAGTGGAACTCTTTGGATTCTCGCTCGGTGGCATGATCGCCCAGTCACTGGTGGTCAAACACCCCAGCCTCGTCCGCAAGCTCGTCCTGGCCGGAACAGGCCCTGCCGGTGGGGAGGGCATCCAGCAGATCATCGGAACCACCTACTATGACGTAGTTCGGGGCGCCCTCACCCGACAGGACCCCAAGGAGTTCCTGTTCTTCAACCGGAACGCCGCCGGAAAACCCGCTGCGAGGGCATTCATCCAGAGGCTCAAGGAACGGACCACCAATAGTGAGGCACCCATCTCGCTCAAGGCATTCCAGACGCAACTGAAGGCCATCAGGCGGTGGGGATTATCGCCGTCGGCCGATCTCGGCGTCATCACCCAACCCACGCTCATCGCCAACGGCGATAACGACCGCATGGTGCCCTCGGTGCTTTCGAGCGACATGCATAGGAGGATTCCCGGCAGCGAGCTGGTCATCTACCCTGACTCCGGGCACGGCGGCATCTTCCAGTTCCACGACAGGTTCGTCCCTGTAGCCCTCGAATTTCTGGGCCGCTGA
- a CDS encoding DUF6188 family protein codes for MNERGLWIWPTTSGRNDVAMCTVDYAFSIHTHGGIILRVETAFIYKTPSGQNHRLDPAGDPSLLGPALSIARSSVTAGFANDSGTLHVDFADGSAIDVSADKLYEAWSINGPEGLLLVSCPGGSLTTWGLGDH; via the coding sequence GTGAACGAGCGCGGGCTCTGGATCTGGCCCACCACATCCGGGCGGAACGACGTTGCTATGTGCACGGTCGACTACGCCTTCAGCATCCACACACACGGCGGCATCATTCTCAGGGTCGAGACTGCCTTCATCTACAAGACCCCTTCGGGCCAAAATCATCGTCTTGACCCCGCCGGGGATCCTTCCCTGTTGGGGCCAGCCCTGTCGATCGCCCGGTCCTCAGTCACGGCCGGATTCGCTAACGACAGTGGCACTCTTCATGTGGACTTCGCGGACGGTAGCGCTATTGATGTCTCGGCAGACAAACTCTACGAAGCTTGGTCGATCAACGGTCCGGAGGGGTTGCTATTGGTTTCTTGCCCGGGCGGCAGCCTCACAACTTGGGGTTTGGGCGACCACTGA
- a CDS encoding TerC family protein, with the protein MTVSPLIWGITIVVILALLAFDYFFHIRKAHVPSLKEAAIWSSIYVGLAIVFGILVLIFGGGQMGSEYFAGYITEKALSVDNLFVFLIIMASFRVPREDQQKVLLFGIVFSLIARTGFIFLGAALINSFAWVFYIFGLILLLTAGNLLKPGDHGDGQANNFIIRLAKKLFHTTDKYDGDKLFTVVNGKRALTPMLLVMVAIGGTDILFALDSIPAIFGLTQNVFIVFTATAFSLMGLRQLYFLIDGLLDRLIYLSYGLAAILAFIGVKLILHALHENNLPFINDGEHVNVIEITTGLSLSVIIGVLIITVVLSLISPAGKAQTAINNARRHAVDYLDLDYTADANERERIYRALTAEEAQIVQMPLKYRNKAKDVDKIREQVTEAHRQHEEFLNR; encoded by the coding sequence ATGACCGTCTCTCCCCTCATCTGGGGCATCACCATCGTCGTCATTCTGGCGCTTTTGGCCTTTGACTACTTCTTTCACATCCGGAAAGCCCACGTCCCATCGCTGAAGGAAGCGGCCATCTGGTCCTCCATCTACGTGGGACTCGCGATAGTTTTCGGCATCCTGGTCCTGATCTTCGGCGGCGGCCAAATGGGGTCCGAGTACTTCGCCGGGTACATCACGGAGAAGGCCCTCTCGGTAGACAACCTGTTCGTGTTCCTGATCATCATGGCGAGCTTCAGGGTGCCGCGTGAGGATCAGCAGAAGGTCCTGCTGTTCGGCATCGTGTTCTCCCTGATCGCCCGTACCGGCTTCATCTTCCTGGGCGCCGCGCTCATCAACTCGTTCGCGTGGGTGTTCTACATCTTCGGCCTCATCCTGCTCCTGACGGCCGGCAACCTACTCAAGCCCGGTGACCATGGGGACGGTCAGGCCAACAACTTCATCATCCGGCTCGCCAAGAAGCTCTTCCACACCACGGACAAGTACGACGGCGACAAGCTCTTCACCGTCGTGAACGGCAAGAGGGCCCTGACTCCCATGCTGCTGGTAATGGTGGCCATCGGCGGCACGGACATCCTCTTCGCCCTGGACTCCATCCCGGCAATCTTCGGCCTGACCCAGAACGTCTTCATCGTCTTCACAGCCACCGCATTCTCACTGATGGGCTTGCGCCAGCTGTACTTCCTGATCGACGGACTGCTGGACCGCCTCATCTACCTCTCCTACGGCTTGGCGGCAATCCTCGCGTTCATCGGCGTGAAGCTGATTCTTCACGCCCTGCACGAGAACAACCTGCCGTTCATCAACGACGGCGAACACGTCAACGTCATCGAAATCACCACGGGCCTTTCGCTCAGCGTCATCATCGGCGTCCTGATCATCACCGTGGTGCTCTCACTGATCAGCCCAGCGGGCAAAGCCCAGACGGCCATCAACAACGCCCGCCGTCACGCCGTCGATTATCTGGACCTCGACTACACCGCCGATGCCAACGAGCGCGAGCGCATCTACCGGGCGCTGACCGCCGAGGAAGCGCAGATTGTCCAGATGCCGCTGAAGTACCGGAACAAGGCCAAGGACGTGGACAAGATCCGCGAGCAGGTGACCGAAGCACACCGCCAGCACGAGGAATTCCTCAACCGCTAG
- a CDS encoding TetR/AcrR family transcriptional regulator, producing MQPAPQTLGRRERNKQEKLDRITAAARELFTQYGVDEVTTQQVAEKADVGSGTLFLYAKTKAELLLLVHNAKYAQALNVGVEAAAAEVAVLDAVMAIIRPIIECNRVQIENGRTYLREIVFGDPAEPHHAEALSLTMRTEEAIAGVLGRDGQLLARDPAKLARIVSAIMFVSMASSATIDMTDAQVGDEIRDQISVLLGA from the coding sequence ATGCAGCCTGCGCCCCAGACACTTGGCCGACGTGAGCGGAATAAGCAGGAAAAGCTTGACCGCATTACCGCGGCCGCACGCGAACTTTTCACCCAGTATGGAGTGGATGAGGTCACCACCCAGCAGGTGGCGGAAAAGGCCGACGTCGGATCGGGAACCTTGTTCCTGTACGCGAAGACCAAGGCGGAGCTACTGCTGTTGGTGCACAACGCCAAGTACGCCCAAGCGCTGAACGTGGGAGTCGAAGCGGCCGCCGCTGAAGTCGCGGTGCTTGACGCGGTGATGGCCATCATTCGTCCCATCATTGAGTGCAACCGCGTTCAGATCGAAAACGGCCGCACCTACCTGCGGGAGATCGTCTTCGGTGACCCTGCCGAACCTCACCATGCAGAGGCGTTGTCGCTCACTATGCGTACGGAGGAGGCCATTGCCGGAGTGTTGGGCCGCGACGGTCAGTTGCTGGCCCGCGACCCGGCGAAACTGGCTCGGATCGTCTCGGCCATCATGTTCGTCAGCATGGCATCCTCAGCGACTATTGACATGACAGACGCCCAGGTTGGCGACGAGATCCGGGATCAGATCAGCGTGCTCCTGGGCGCCTGA